In one Rhopalosiphum padi isolate XX-2018 chromosome 3, ASM2088224v1, whole genome shotgun sequence genomic region, the following are encoded:
- the LOC132928074 gene encoding uncharacterized protein LOC132928074, whose protein sequence is MPTICAVFGCGNKTLDKSLSFYRFPKVKVNVASDLKTQILKQRTAWLNALHRTDVHDSQLKNMKICSVHFKSGKPANYNDDKNPDWIPTFSMGYNSGRSK, encoded by the exons atgccgACTATTTGTGCTGTTTTCGGTTGTGGAAACAAAACCTTGGACAAATCGTTGTCATTTTATCGGTTTCCAAAGGTTAAAGTGAATGTTGCCTCagatttaaaaacacaaatattaaaacagcGAACAGCGTGGCTTAACGCATTACACAGAACTGATGTTCATGATAGTCAGTTGAAGAACATGAAGATTTGTTCAGTTCATTTTAAATCTG gtaaACCAGCCAATTACAATGACGATAAAAATCCAGATTGGATACCAACCTTTAGCATGGGCTATAACTCTGGaagaagtaaataa